The genomic window ATCTTTTTCTTCTGCAAGTGTAGCAGCCAGTAACTCTTCGGCCTCAGCATGCTCCATCAGCTTTGCAAAGGTTACAAGTGTTCCGTAACTCGCTATCTCGTAGTGCTCCACCTTTTGCGCTGCTGTGATTAGTGCAGCATCAAGCACCTGTGGCTCAGCGCTGAAGCTTTCTATAATCTCATCTGCCTCTTCCAGAAGACCTTCCATTGCCTTGCACTTTTTACCCCGTGCAGTAAGGCCTATTGAATTAAAAACCTCTTTCAGTCGGTCAATCTGTCCTTCAGTTTGGGCATAATGCGTTTCAAAAGCATTTTTCAGCTTTTCACTGCCAGCGGCTTCTGAGAGTTTTTTAAGGCCTTTAAGCAATTGCTTCTCCGCACCAAGTATATCCCTTA from Flavobacterium sp. W4I14 includes these protein-coding regions:
- a CDS encoding ferritin-like metal-binding protein YciE (product_source=COG3685; cath_funfam=1.20.1260.10; cog=COG3685; pfam=PF05974; superfamily=47240); amino-acid sequence: MANKKNDVQMPNAHLHELFVDELRDILGAEKQLLKGLKKLSEAAGSEKLKNAFETHYAQTEGQIDRLKEVFNSIGLTARGKKCKAMEGLLEEADEIIESFSAEPQVLDAALITAAQKVEHYEIASYGTLVTFAKLMEHAEAEELLAATLAEEKDTDSLLTEIALTEANTGVTA